The sequence below is a genomic window from Aureispira sp. CCB-E.
ACTCAAAACTCCTTACAAGATACAATTTTCTAGCAACTATTGCAAGCACGAAACGACCACATTGATATGTCTACCATCTATCAAAAACGTCTTCCATCTAACAATTGATTAAAAGCATCCTTGTAAGTTTCACTAATGGGAATTCTCTTCTCCCCTATCTTAATTCGATTTCGCTCAATGCTTTCTATCTTATCCAAAGCAACGATATAGGATTTGTGTACACGAACAAATTGCTGTGCAGGCAAGTAATCCTCATAGGTTTTGAAACGTTGTAATGTCATTATGTTGCCTAGTTGAGTTACCAAGCGCAAATAATCTTTCATTCCTTCAATATAGAGAATGTCTGCTAAATTTACCTTCTCAACACGGTACTCTGTTTTAACAAAGATAAAGTCTTTTGTACTATTCGATTGTTGCATCAATTGATACTGAGTCTTTACTTTGTCTATGGCTTGAACAAAACGACGAAACGCATATGGCTTTAATAAATAATCGGCAACATTCAATTCATATCCTTTTAAGGCATAATCACTGTAAGCTGTCGTGATAATCACCTGCGCATTCGTTTGGGTACTTTCTAAAAATTCAATGCCTGTTAATGCCTCCATCTGAATGTCTAAAAAGATCAGATCAATGCTATTTCTAGCAATATAATCCATTGCCAATAAGGCATTGTCAAATGTTTTTAACAAATTTAACCCAGGCATTCGATTAACAAAAGCACTCAGCTTTTCGGTTGCCAAAGGTTCATCTTCTATAATAATACAATTCATCTTGTCTTAAATTAACGTAAACAAGTTAAAGGGAACTCCAATTGCACCACATACCAATCATCAGTTGAATGAATGCTCAAATTGTAATTCGAATTATAAATCAAGTTCAATCGTTTTTTGACCAAATCCAAACCAATGCCACTGTATTCCATTTTTTCTACTGTAGGGCGTTTCTTATATCTGTTCTTACACTGAAATAATAAGGCATCTTCTGTTATCGAAAAAGATACTTGCAAACCAGCATCACAAGATCGGTCACTGCTATGTTTAAATGCATTCTCAACAAAAGCAATGAATAGCATTGGTGCGATTCGAATGCCTTGAGGTTTTCCTACTACTGCAAAATGGACAAAGTGTTTATTTTTAATTCGGATGGTTTCCAAATCTATATAATTTCTAATAAATTGAATTTCTTCTGTCAGAGCAATTTTTTCAACATTGGAATCGTGCAACAAATAGCGCATTTGCTTGGACAACTGAATTAGAGTTTCAGAAGCTTTGTCGGGGTTAGTATAAATCAAAGCATCAATATTATTCAAGGTATTGAATAAAAAATGAGGATTGATCTGCGCTCTAAATAACGATAACTCACTTTGAAAATTAAAATGTTCCAATTCCTTTCTTTTCGTTCTTTCCTGAATATATTCCACAAATCCTTTTGCTCCCATTGACAAACCTAATCGAAACAACAACCATATGAACAATGTAATTTCTGCTCCTAACAAAAAATCTTTTTCTGTAAAACTAGTCGGATAAAAAAGCTGAATGATCAATAGTTCGCTTAGAAATAGCATCACAAATAATACGAGTGTTTTTGCAATTCCTTGTAATAAATTAGAGGAACGAAACAGCCATTTAAACACAAAAAAATAAAAAAGGTAAAAAGAAATGCCAAAAGAAAGGGTATTATACAACGCATCTGTCAATACGTAATGCATCGTTGCTTCAGGATAAAATGACCATATTAATTCTGGATATAACTTAAATAGGACAAT
It includes:
- a CDS encoding sensor histidine kinase, with translation MKQQTIILIHIILWLLFVLPISCTSIVLFKLYPELIWSFYPEATMHYVLTDALYNTLSFGISFYLFYFFVFKWLFRSSNLLQGIAKTLVLFVMLFLSELLIIQLFYPTSFTEKDFLLGAEITLFIWLLFRLGLSMGAKGFVEYIQERTKRKELEHFNFQSELSLFRAQINPHFLFNTLNNIDALIYTNPDKASETLIQLSKQMRYLLHDSNVEKIALTEEIQFIRNYIDLETIRIKNKHFVHFAVVGKPQGIRIAPMLFIAFVENAFKHSSDRSCDAGLQVSFSITEDALLFQCKNRYKKRPTVEKMEYSGIGLDLVKKRLNLIYNSNYNLSIHSTDDWYVVQLEFPLTCLR
- a CDS encoding LytTR family DNA-binding domain-containing protein, producing MNCIIIEDEPLATEKLSAFVNRMPGLNLLKTFDNALLAMDYIARNSIDLIFLDIQMEALTGIEFLESTQTNAQVIITTAYSDYALKGYELNVADYLLKPYAFRRFVQAIDKVKTQYQLMQQSNSTKDFIFVKTEYRVEKVNLADILYIEGMKDYLRLVTQLGNIMTLQRFKTYEDYLPAQQFVRVHKSYIVALDKIESIERNRIKIGEKRIPISETYKDAFNQLLDGRRF